The Methanocella arvoryzae MRE50 genome includes a region encoding these proteins:
- a CDS encoding acyl-CoA dehydratase activase has product MITAGIDAGAATIKAVLLVDGRVAGSIVRPTGFDFSAAAAQIYDDLLRETGTDRAAVGAIGATGYGRDNVAFATKKISEITAHARGVAHLYPEVRGIIDIGGQDSKIIVVNAGKVVDFLMNDRCAAGTGKFLEHTARALELSVEDLGQVALSSTGPASINSMCTVFAESEVISLRARGYPKKDIAAGLVESISRRVAVMAKQKGLDGHIALVGGVAKNSGIRAALEKELGMELFVPPEPQITGAMGAALLAAK; this is encoded by the coding sequence GTGATAACCGCCGGAATCGACGCGGGTGCAGCGACCATCAAAGCCGTACTGCTTGTCGATGGCAGGGTGGCGGGCAGCATCGTCCGGCCCACCGGGTTTGATTTCTCGGCGGCAGCGGCGCAGATCTACGACGACCTGCTCCGGGAAACCGGGACAGACAGAGCTGCCGTCGGTGCCATCGGAGCCACCGGGTACGGCCGGGACAACGTTGCCTTCGCGACCAAAAAGATCAGCGAGATCACCGCCCATGCCAGAGGAGTAGCTCACCTGTATCCCGAGGTACGGGGTATCATCGACATCGGCGGCCAGGATAGCAAGATCATAGTCGTTAACGCAGGTAAGGTCGTCGACTTCCTCATGAACGACCGCTGTGCGGCAGGCACGGGCAAGTTCCTGGAGCACACGGCCAGGGCGCTTGAGCTTTCTGTAGAGGATCTCGGCCAGGTTGCGCTGTCTTCGACAGGCCCGGCCAGCATCAACAGTATGTGCACCGTTTTCGCCGAATCAGAAGTAATATCTCTGAGGGCCAGGGGCTACCCAAAGAAGGACATCGCGGCGGGGCTCGTCGAGAGCATATCCAGAAGGGTAGCGGTGATGGCGAAGCAGAAGGGCCTTGATGGTCATATTGCCCTTGTTGGAGGGGTAGCGAAGAATTCAGGCATCAGGGCAGCTTTAGAAAAAGAGCTGGGTATGGAATTGTTCGTGCCTCCGGAGCCGCAGATCACGGGAGCCATGGGAGCCGCACTACTGGCGGCAAAGTGA
- a CDS encoding double-cubane-cluster-containing anaerobic reductase — MPTPADSVNPPKSLDFFRQAYRMRVDDLLAQRKAGKKVVGTFCLFVPDEIIFAAGADRVVLCGGREDTIPLGEQYLPRNICPLIKSSFGSIVGGCTGKGEACPHFGAVDAVVGESTCDGKKKMFELMRQFIPTYMIDLPQKPDTPAALRYYLSELEAFREYMEQLTCNRITDDRLQEEIRAGNELRKLMQRLFAYRKAARPPITGLEVLQVTQRQLFLSPQQLKAGVARLCDELEGRTVDHSGPRIMISGCPMSAGNVKVPRLIEERGAVIVVEESCTGTRAFDSLVDESKPPMEALAERYLQIPCSCMTPNDRRVERILSLAKEYGVDGVVHYSLQSCHGYNVEKFKVQQALREAGIPMLAIETDYSASDVEQLRVRIDAFLEMLA, encoded by the coding sequence ATGCCGACACCAGCAGATTCCGTTAATCCCCCGAAGAGCCTCGACTTTTTCAGGCAAGCGTACCGGATGAGGGTAGATGATCTGCTGGCGCAGAGAAAGGCGGGTAAAAAAGTAGTGGGCACCTTTTGCCTGTTCGTCCCGGACGAGATCATCTTCGCCGCAGGCGCCGACAGGGTTGTCCTCTGCGGGGGCAGAGAAGATACTATTCCTCTTGGCGAGCAGTACCTGCCTCGAAATATCTGTCCGCTGATCAAGTCCTCTTTCGGCTCTATCGTGGGAGGATGTACCGGCAAAGGCGAAGCATGCCCTCACTTCGGCGCCGTAGATGCGGTCGTCGGGGAATCGACCTGCGATGGCAAGAAGAAAATGTTTGAGCTGATGCGGCAGTTTATCCCGACTTACATGATCGACCTGCCCCAGAAGCCCGATACCCCTGCAGCTCTCCGGTATTACCTCTCGGAGCTCGAAGCTTTCCGTGAGTACATGGAGCAGCTGACCTGTAACAGGATCACTGACGATCGGCTGCAGGAGGAGATCCGGGCCGGGAACGAACTCCGGAAGCTGATGCAGCGCCTGTTCGCTTACCGGAAAGCGGCCCGGCCGCCCATCACCGGCCTCGAGGTGCTACAGGTGACACAGCGGCAGCTATTCCTGTCCCCGCAGCAGCTGAAAGCGGGCGTAGCCCGGCTGTGTGACGAGCTGGAGGGGCGTACTGTCGATCATTCCGGCCCGCGGATTATGATCTCCGGCTGCCCCATGTCGGCAGGCAACGTCAAGGTGCCCCGCCTCATCGAGGAGCGGGGCGCGGTCATCGTCGTCGAGGAAAGCTGCACGGGTACGAGGGCTTTCGACAGTCTTGTTGACGAGAGCAAGCCGCCTATGGAGGCGCTGGCGGAGCGGTACCTCCAGATACCCTGCTCCTGCATGACGCCCAACGACCGGCGAGTCGAGCGCATCCTGTCCCTTGCGAAGGAGTATGGCGTAGACGGAGTCGTACATTATTCCCTGCAGTCCTGCCACGGCTACAACGTAGAGAAGTTCAAAGTACAGCAGGCGCTGCGGGAAGCCGGGATTCCCATGCTGGCGATCGAGACGGACTACTCGGCTTCAGACGTCGAGCAGTTGCGAGTCCGAATCGACGCCTTCCTGGAGATGTTAGCGTGA
- the cfbA gene encoding sirohydrochlorin nickelochelatase → MENQKFGLLVVGHGSSMPYNKELIEDIAARIAKKMPDAVVRVGFMNMNKPTIKEGLDSFNGTGVRKIVVFPLFLAKGVHIKEDIPNLIGLKEGQKRITYNGYDIVYADPLGSDDLIAELSCRRVTQAFAVYES, encoded by the coding sequence ATGGAAAACCAAAAGTTCGGCCTGCTGGTCGTCGGCCATGGCAGTTCCATGCCCTACAATAAAGAGCTGATCGAAGACATCGCCGCCCGAATCGCAAAGAAGATGCCCGACGCAGTGGTGCGTGTCGGGTTCATGAACATGAACAAGCCGACCATCAAGGAAGGGCTGGACAGCTTCAACGGTACCGGTGTCAGGAAGATCGTCGTGTTCCCGCTGTTCCTCGCAAAGGGCGTCCACATCAAGGAAGACATCCCTAACCTGATCGGGCTGAAAGAGGGCCAGAAGAGGATCACCTACAACGGCTATGATATCGTCTACGCGGACCCCCTGGGCTCCGACGACCTCATCGCCGAGCTGTCCTGCAGAAGAGTAACGCAGGCGTTCGCCGTTTACGAGAGCTGA
- a CDS encoding MEDS domain-containing protein: MHTKLRDSGIDIIGNVPWGTHFCMFYKTGKDLVDIIIAYFDAGLKNNEFCMCVTADPVDAVEMERLMRAAMPRFDEYLQRGQVEIVPYSQWYVIDGVFDQKRVLDGWEKKLRQAQDRGFEGIRVTGNTFWLDKPIWKDFIEYESAINGAIDGRNFLVLCSYCLDRCSANEIIDVVSTHQFAITKCDGEWKIIENSELKETKKSLLESKAHAELYLDLMAHDINNYNQTGLGYLELALDSVEDGQAKALLESAMNSFKRSSRLIENVRVLQKARAGDHPVRPVDLRQILGDAKDACLTHAGKRVSVQIACNGGRVLANELLKDVFSNLLSNAAKHSPGDVDVKITATRLCENDEIFYKVAVEDNGPGIPDSVKDRLFFRYSRGQTTAGGSGLGLYLVKSLVEQYRGRVWVEDRVPGNSGQGARFVVLLPAAD, encoded by the coding sequence ATGCATACTAAACTGCGCGATTCAGGCATCGATATCATTGGAAATGTACCCTGGGGAACCCACTTCTGCATGTTTTACAAGACCGGCAAAGACCTGGTCGACATTATCATAGCATACTTCGATGCGGGCCTGAAAAATAACGAGTTCTGCATGTGTGTCACCGCCGACCCGGTGGATGCCGTAGAGATGGAACGCCTCATGAGAGCCGCAATGCCCCGTTTCGACGAGTACCTGCAGAGAGGCCAGGTCGAGATCGTGCCCTATTCTCAGTGGTACGTCATCGACGGGGTCTTTGATCAAAAGCGTGTCCTTGACGGCTGGGAAAAGAAGCTCCGACAGGCGCAGGACCGGGGCTTCGAAGGAATCCGGGTCACGGGCAATACCTTCTGGCTTGACAAGCCCATCTGGAAAGATTTCATTGAGTACGAAAGCGCGATAAACGGGGCCATCGACGGCCGCAATTTCCTGGTGCTCTGCTCCTATTGTCTCGACCGGTGCAGCGCCAATGAGATCATCGACGTAGTCAGCACCCATCAGTTCGCGATAACCAAGTGCGACGGCGAGTGGAAGATCATTGAGAACAGTGAGCTGAAAGAGACGAAAAAATCGCTGCTGGAGTCCAAGGCTCACGCCGAGCTTTACCTCGACCTGATGGCCCACGACATCAACAACTATAACCAGACAGGCCTGGGTTACCTTGAGCTCGCCCTTGACTCAGTCGAAGACGGCCAGGCTAAAGCCCTGCTGGAAAGCGCGATGAACTCGTTTAAACGCAGCTCCCGGCTCATCGAAAACGTGAGGGTGCTGCAGAAGGCCAGGGCCGGAGACCACCCCGTCAGGCCAGTCGATCTGAGGCAAATCCTGGGAGACGCGAAAGACGCATGCCTGACCCACGCCGGAAAGCGCGTATCTGTTCAGATCGCATGCAATGGCGGGCGTGTCTTAGCCAACGAGCTCCTCAAAGATGTCTTTTCCAACCTCCTGTCCAACGCAGCCAAGCACAGCCCCGGCGACGTCGATGTAAAAATCACGGCAACGAGGCTCTGCGAGAATGATGAGATCTTCTATAAGGTGGCAGTCGAGGACAACGGTCCTGGCATCCCGGACAGCGTCAAAGACCGGCTCTTCTTCCGGTATTCCCGGGGCCAGACTACCGCCGGGGGAAGCGGCCTCGGGCTGTACCTGGTAAAATCGCTGGTAGAGCAGTACCGGGGCAGAGTGTGGGTCGAAGACCGGGTGCCCGGCAACTCTGGCCAGGGCGCCAGGTTCGTAGTCCTGCTGCCTGCGGCAGACTGA
- the cfbE gene encoding coenzyme F430 synthase — protein MELNASRIAILDVNHGGLVLARELQSLGYDTFAVDVYGSGKESEDIRIVQADEAPAFDMLVAPVHMAPYKLLYDAVRRGMPVLTHHRMAGMLIEATGRLKGVKSVEVTGTYGKTTACALLGRMLQAKGEHVLVHASMGLTFDGMPVGERLSITPANMLRALDCAKKAGLHPTACVFEVSLGGCGTADVGIITTLDRDYPVAGGTKRSYMAKMQMIEHAKPRSTIVHQATYRLTGGRDEITFGEGGDLFYGKAGMIEGPLLEGETIYPAFAPGLDLESYGDPALCAAAAALSMGTSPEAVSDALAGFDGIPGRMKRGIIQGRELLDNSCSGLSIDGVLRALEKSGGHPGRKVLVLGEEKYNVCEGLDPAEAARIAEAWAGEVVLVGDRLLSVSGVHAASLKEGLREALSRTAPGDMIISCVKTWR, from the coding sequence ATGGAACTGAACGCATCCCGCATCGCCATCCTGGACGTGAACCACGGAGGGCTGGTCCTGGCCAGAGAGCTGCAAAGCCTGGGCTACGACACTTTCGCGGTAGACGTTTATGGATCGGGTAAAGAAAGCGAAGATATCAGGATAGTGCAGGCTGACGAAGCCCCGGCTTTCGACATGCTCGTCGCGCCTGTGCACATGGCCCCCTATAAGCTGCTCTACGATGCGGTGCGGCGAGGCATGCCGGTCCTCACCCATCATCGCATGGCGGGCATGCTGATCGAAGCTACCGGACGGCTGAAGGGCGTGAAAAGCGTGGAGGTCACGGGCACGTATGGCAAGACCACTGCCTGTGCGCTGCTGGGAAGAATGCTGCAGGCCAAAGGAGAGCATGTGCTGGTGCACGCCAGCATGGGGCTAACCTTTGATGGCATGCCAGTGGGCGAAAGGCTGAGCATTACGCCGGCGAACATGCTCCGGGCGCTTGATTGCGCCAAAAAAGCGGGCCTGCACCCGACAGCCTGCGTGTTCGAGGTCTCTCTGGGCGGCTGCGGAACCGCAGACGTCGGAATCATCACCACGCTGGACAGGGACTACCCCGTCGCCGGAGGGACAAAACGATCATATATGGCTAAAATGCAGATGATAGAGCACGCCAAACCCCGTAGCACTATCGTCCACCAGGCAACCTACAGGCTGACCGGCGGGCGTGATGAGATCACCTTCGGAGAAGGCGGAGATCTCTTCTACGGGAAAGCCGGGATGATCGAGGGCCCGCTGCTGGAAGGCGAGACCATATATCCAGCATTTGCGCCGGGGCTGGACCTTGAATCGTACGGAGACCCGGCCCTATGCGCTGCGGCTGCCGCCCTCAGTATGGGCACATCACCGGAAGCAGTGTCCGACGCGCTGGCGGGCTTCGACGGCATCCCGGGCAGGATGAAGCGCGGCATCATCCAGGGCAGGGAACTGCTGGACAACTCCTGCTCGGGCCTCTCCATCGACGGAGTACTCAGGGCTCTGGAAAAGAGCGGCGGCCATCCGGGCAGAAAAGTGCTGGTGCTGGGCGAGGAGAAGTATAACGTCTGCGAAGGCCTGGACCCTGCGGAGGCTGCCCGAATTGCCGAAGCCTGGGCCGGAGAAGTCGTGCTGGTGGGCGATCGACTGCTATCGGTCAGCGGAGTGCACGCAGCCAGCCTGAAAGAGGGACTTCGGGAAGCGCTGAGCAGGACTGCGCCCGGAGACATGATCATATCCTGCGTGAAGACATGGAGGTAG
- the cfbD gene encoding Ni-sirohydrochlorin a,c-diamide reductive cyclase catalytic subunit: protein MEDNRIIQPRPSAIVAALYTLRDLDVDVAVLHGPPGCCFKHSRLLEEDGMRVVTTAMCDSDYVFGAHDVLVSVLKKVSDRFSPKTIGIVGTCASMIIGENFHRAVEDAEPGVPVVEVEIHAGHGDNTTGAIATLEAAHAAGILEKAELDRQKQMLLLATELEKKAGAASSDYIEPSRGDLKYRAAARLLELMREDKKGISILNAKKETAYMFADANMAVNEAALRLGAPAPVTIANLDMRIGLPRIRRYASTITKAYGEKGFSIDHITGGLDEYPLAGDRAAEIIKEKYSDYDYAVITGVPHGVPFEALQGMEIFSITNGPRQVEPLRKAGHQHVMVEIDLHPKTLGVDNIVESEFGATLRSML, encoded by the coding sequence TTGGAAGACAACCGGATCATTCAGCCGCGGCCCAGCGCCATCGTGGCGGCGCTCTATACTTTAAGGGACCTGGACGTGGACGTGGCAGTGCTGCACGGGCCACCGGGCTGCTGCTTCAAGCACTCGAGGCTGCTGGAAGAGGACGGCATGAGGGTGGTAACCACCGCCATGTGCGACTCGGACTACGTCTTCGGCGCCCACGACGTGCTGGTCAGCGTGCTAAAGAAAGTCTCCGACCGGTTCAGCCCGAAGACGATCGGCATAGTGGGCACCTGCGCCAGCATGATCATCGGGGAGAACTTCCACCGGGCGGTAGAAGACGCGGAGCCGGGCGTACCAGTAGTAGAAGTAGAGATCCATGCCGGCCACGGGGACAACACCACCGGAGCGATAGCCACGCTGGAAGCTGCGCACGCCGCCGGAATCCTCGAAAAGGCGGAACTGGACCGCCAGAAGCAGATGCTGCTGCTGGCCACAGAGCTGGAGAAGAAGGCGGGAGCCGCGAGCAGCGACTACATTGAGCCCTCGAGAGGCGATCTCAAGTACAGGGCTGCAGCGCGCCTGCTGGAGCTGATGCGCGAGGACAAAAAGGGCATCTCCATCCTGAACGCCAAGAAGGAGACGGCATACATGTTCGCCGATGCCAACATGGCTGTAAACGAGGCTGCCCTGAGGCTGGGCGCTCCGGCTCCGGTTACGATCGCTAATCTGGATATGAGGATAGGCCTGCCGAGAATTCGCCGGTACGCCAGCACGATCACGAAGGCTTATGGCGAGAAGGGTTTCTCCATCGACCACATTACCGGCGGCCTGGACGAGTACCCCCTGGCTGGTGACAGGGCAGCGGAGATCATCAAAGAGAAGTACAGCGATTATGACTATGCAGTCATCACCGGCGTCCCCCATGGCGTCCCGTTCGAGGCGCTTCAGGGCATGGAAATCTTCTCGATCACCAACGGCCCCCGCCAGGTGGAGCCGCTGCGGAAAGCCGGGCACCAGCACGTGATGGTGGAGATCGACCTCCACCCGAAGACGCTGGGAGTAGATAATATAGTAGAGTCAGAGTTCGGGGCCACGCTCAGGAGCATGCTATGA
- a CDS encoding MBL fold metallo-hydrolase, with product MASEKSVEPVRVVGNSYYLPATSNTGLFKDYVIDPGSTGYKEVAGKEINNVLITHGHNDHFRHACEFRERGARVIASRDDALLVRYPEVNIRGLFSWAKPPIELVTPYFQGNACEVDRLVEEWQDPAIRPVFLPGHTLGQYGFITEDGVFYTADALYSEDLWSKYKLPYCIDPDVCRTSLRRIKEQDFDYIVPGHGRPLTRSEALKAADFHLSQLDKVDDVVLDLISEPVSMEDLLSMLAEKLKLYHSMNNYYIALVMLKGHMSSLVGRGKAGYKLENFTLYWYRI from the coding sequence ATGGCAAGCGAGAAGAGTGTGGAACCGGTCAGGGTTGTGGGCAACTCGTACTATCTGCCAGCGACGAGCAACACCGGGCTATTCAAGGATTACGTGATCGACCCGGGGAGCACTGGCTACAAAGAAGTGGCCGGGAAGGAGATCAATAATGTCCTTATCACCCACGGCCACAACGACCACTTCCGCCACGCCTGCGAGTTCAGGGAGCGGGGAGCGAGGGTCATAGCATCAAGAGACGATGCGCTGCTGGTCCGCTACCCGGAGGTCAACATCCGGGGCCTCTTCAGCTGGGCGAAGCCGCCGATCGAGCTGGTCACGCCGTACTTCCAGGGCAACGCCTGTGAGGTGGACAGGCTGGTCGAGGAGTGGCAGGACCCTGCGATCAGGCCCGTATTCCTCCCCGGCCACACGCTGGGCCAGTACGGGTTCATCACCGAAGACGGAGTATTCTACACAGCCGACGCGTTATACTCCGAAGACCTGTGGTCGAAGTACAAGTTGCCGTACTGCATCGACCCGGACGTCTGCCGCACTTCGCTCCGGAGGATCAAAGAGCAGGACTTCGACTATATAGTGCCGGGCCACGGCAGGCCGCTCACCCGTAGCGAGGCGCTGAAGGCCGCAGACTTCCACCTGAGCCAGCTCGACAAAGTCGACGATGTGGTCCTGGACCTGATCTCCGAGCCGGTTTCCATGGAAGACCTGCTCTCCATGCTGGCGGAGAAGCTGAAGCTCTACCACAGCATGAATAACTATTACATCGCCCTCGTGATGCTGAAAGGGCACATGAGCAGCCTCGTCGGCCGGGGCAAGGCGGGCTACAAGCTCGAAAACTTTACCCTGTACTGGTACAGGATATAA
- a CDS encoding MBL fold metallo-hydrolase — MKPVHVAGETFYIPGITNVCLYKDYILDPSNNENVDWDSPLPVKTALISHCHTDHFWNGAKLHARGVKIYAPREERSMIENTAVNTNGNFCWAVPPESMLPWYFRKICCPVDDTLDRLVSPIKVVPLPGHSQWQCGFLTPDGVFYVADSMVTKKVWDTKHIVYYTSVPDARKSLETIIRSKAEFVLPSHGVLLNRDQAVELAEVNLKGIDMLEEAVIAILGREERTVEEMVSLVGRKLGIRDDFSMHIVCETTVRSMLYMLNRRKEADYELRGHKVYWKARP; from the coding sequence TTGAAGCCGGTACACGTCGCAGGAGAAACGTTTTACATTCCAGGCATCACCAACGTCTGTCTGTATAAGGACTATATTCTGGACCCCAGCAACAACGAGAACGTGGACTGGGACAGCCCGCTGCCGGTTAAAACAGCACTAATTTCTCACTGCCATACCGATCATTTCTGGAATGGGGCAAAGCTCCACGCCAGAGGCGTGAAGATCTATGCTCCGCGCGAGGAGCGTTCCATGATCGAGAATACGGCGGTGAATACTAACGGCAACTTTTGCTGGGCGGTGCCGCCGGAGAGCATGCTGCCGTGGTACTTCCGCAAGATCTGCTGCCCGGTGGACGACACGCTGGATCGCCTCGTCTCCCCGATCAAGGTGGTGCCGCTGCCCGGCCACTCCCAGTGGCAATGCGGCTTCCTGACACCGGATGGCGTGTTCTACGTGGCGGACTCCATGGTGACGAAGAAAGTCTGGGACACCAAGCACATAGTATATTATACCAGCGTTCCGGACGCCCGAAAATCCCTGGAGACGATCATCAGGTCGAAAGCCGAATTCGTGCTCCCGTCCCACGGCGTCCTGCTGAACAGGGATCAGGCCGTGGAGCTGGCGGAAGTGAACCTGAAAGGCATAGACATGCTCGAAGAGGCGGTGATCGCCATTCTCGGTAGAGAAGAGAGGACTGTCGAGGAGATGGTCAGCCTCGTCGGGCGGAAATTAGGTATAAGGGACGACTTCTCCATGCACATCGTCTGCGAGACCACGGTCCGGTCGATGCTGTACATGCTCAACCGCCGCAAAGAGGCCGACTACGAGCTCCGCGGGCATAAAGTGTACTGGAAAGCCAGACCTTAA
- a CDS encoding cupin domain-containing protein, producing the protein MPLNNLKGSPDAGRHVVQNRERVKPYTTKDGSTIWELLHPLKHPVMDVSVAEAYVESGNETRLHVHHESQEIYYVLDGEGIMWLGNRRIDVRTGDAILIPQGTPHKIKAGEGGVRILCICAPPYMHEDTGLMDL; encoded by the coding sequence ATGCCGCTCAACAACCTTAAAGGTTCTCCAGATGCAGGCCGCCACGTGGTACAAAACCGGGAACGTGTCAAGCCTTACACTACTAAGGACGGCTCTACAATCTGGGAGTTGCTTCACCCGCTGAAACACCCGGTCATGGACGTCAGCGTCGCGGAAGCCTACGTCGAAAGCGGCAACGAAACCCGGCTCCACGTCCACCACGAGTCCCAGGAGATCTATTACGTGCTGGATGGAGAAGGGATCATGTGGCTGGGCAACAGGCGTATCGACGTCCGCACAGGTGACGCAATACTGATTCCGCAGGGCACACCCCACAAGATCAAGGCAGGGGAAGGCGGGGTTCGAATTTTGTGCATCTGCGCGCCGCCTTACATGCATGAAGACACGGGGCTCATGGATCTCTGA